The Oryza glaberrima chromosome 9, OglaRS2, whole genome shotgun sequence genome includes a window with the following:
- the LOC127785352 gene encoding probable E3 ubiquitin-protein ligase ARI7 produces the protein MESGYSDVDDDYFGDSDDYGDDGDYMDDDGDDYGGQVVEETEAPAMEKTYVVLTEDDVRARQDEDIAKVCEVLSLSPGAAAVLLRLYRWRAVLLQEEWFLDERRIRDAAGLLPADGGGGAVPARVNRRRLTCAICFDVFAAGGMRSAGCSHYYCVACWRGYVRAAVGDGARCLSLRCPDPSCPAAVVRELVDAVADGEDRERYGWFALRSYVEESAGMRWCPGPGCSRAVEFVGGGGDGEESSEVFCSCGHGLCWRCGEEAHRPVSCKTVAKWVEKNSSESETATWLLAHTKHCPKCRLPIEKNLGCMHMTCRPPCLHEFCWICLKPWRGHAACSRYQPNGTVVALAGANADDERRRQAKASLDRYLYHYERWDANLKSLRVALRDMESLERSELEAMASAAGVPATEMGFVTEAYEQVGEGRRVLGWAHAYGYYLDPDRDFTKRQLFEYLQEDANASLERLHGCAERERRELFAAGADDKAAVDFDKYRAYREKLAGLTRVTRQYFGNLVKAFETDLAEVSSSS, from the coding sequence ATGGAGTCCGGCTAcagcgacgtcgacgacgactaCTTCGGCGACTCCGACGAttatggcgacgacggcgattacatggatgacgacggcgacgactatGGTGGGCAGGTGGTCGAGGAAACGGaggcgccggcgatggagaaGACGTACGTTGTTCTAACCGAGGACGACGTACGCGCGCGGCAGGATGAGGACATCGCCAAGGTGTGCGAGGTGCTCTCGCTctcgccgggcgccgccgccgtcctcctccggcTGTACAGGTGGAGGGCCGTCCTGCTCCAggaggagtggttcctggacGAGCGCCGCatccgcgacgccgccggcctcctgccggcggacggcggcggcggcgcggtgcccgCGCGGGTcaaccggcggcggctcacctGCGCCATCTGCTTCGACgtgttcgccgccggcgggatGAGGTCGGCGGGGTGCTCCCACTACTACTGCGTCGCGTGCTGGCGCGGGTACGTccgcgcggcggtgggcgacggcgcgcggtgcCTGTCGCTCCGGTGCCCGGACCCGTCGTGCCCGGCGGCCGTCGTGCGCGAGCTGGTCGACGcggtggccgacggcgaggacaGGGAGCGGTACGGCTGGTTCGCGCTCCGGTCGTACGTGGAGGAGAGCGCCGGGATGAGGTGGTGCCCGGGGCCCGGGTGCAGCCGCGCCGTTGAgttcgtgggcggcggcggcgacggcgaggagagcAGCGAGGTGTTCTGCTCGTGCGGGCACGGGCTGTGCTGGCggtgcggcgaggaggcgcaCCGGCCGGTGTCGTGCAAGACGGTGGCGAAGTGGGTGGAGAAGAACAGCTCGGAGTCGGAGACGGCGACGTGGCTGCTCGCCCACACGAAGCACTGCCCCAAGTGCCGGCTGCCGATCGAGAAGAACCTCGGGTGCATGCACATGACGTGCCGGCCGCCGTGCCTCCACGAGTTCTGCTGGATCTGCCTCAAGCCATGGCGCGGCCACGCGGCGTGCTCCCGGTACCAGCCCAACGGCACGGTGGTGGCGCTGGCCGGCGccaacgccgacgacgagcggcggcggcaggccaAGGCGTCCCTGGACAGGTACCTCTACCACTACGAGCGGTGGGACGCCAACCTCAAGTCGCTGCGCGTGGCGCTCCGCGACATGGAGAGCCTGGAGCGGTCGGAGCTGGAGGCGATGGCCTCGGCGGCGGGCGTGCCGGCGACGGAGATGGGCTTCGTGACGGAGGCGTACGAGCAGgtcggcgaggggcggcgggtGCTCGGCTGGGCGCACGCCTACGGCTACTACCTCGACCCGGACCGCGACTTCACCAAGCGGCAGCTGTTCGAGTACCTGCAGGAGGACGCCAACGCGTCGCTGGAGCGGCTGCACGGCTGcgccgagagggagaggagggagctcttcgccgccggcgccgacgacaagGCCGCCGTCGACTTCGACAAGTACAGGGCGTACAGGGAGAAGCTCGCCGGGCTCACCAGGGTGACGCGGCAATACTTTGGGAACCTCGTCAAAGCGTTCGAGACCGACCTGGCCGAGGTCTCCTCCTCTAGTTAA
- the LOC127785455 gene encoding probable E3 ubiquitin-protein ligase ARI5, which produces MASDGEDDAQSYESYYTDDGDDYTDEVDSNVDDDGESWDLEEEEVDDDDDDEAKKKKAAAAVDLTKIDRRYRNLSEEQVRARQDADTANVGELFAIPPGFAAVLLRHYKWSLVELQDRLFSDGDRAGAATGVALGGAPVSRNGHPLVCAICFDEHLAGEMRSAGCSHFYCVGCWRGYARYATFLLRSYVEEGTRIKWCPGPGCTLAIEFVGGGGGEEKQDDVECRYGHGFCFRCGEEAHRPVSCDTVRAWTEKNAMESETASWVLANTKHCPKCRLPIEKNRGCMHMTCRPPCLHEFCWLCLGPWSDHRSSEYYNCNVYDAAKANGEASDDKRRREQGMASLDRYMHFYERWAAHGKARQSAVDDMAGLDACAEKLSAAVAMPVTELCFLAEAYQQIAECRRLLRWTYAYGYYHLGTGLDGDEERRTMVECAQGEAERQLEKLHDCAEHEREELLAEVERTIKLNAILKDNDGEESKKKMEEKAGEMVDMVVAYRQKLAGLTGVCKIFFRNLVKTFQDGLSEVGPAVAAAAAAAVATAPPESSDDAVDPLQPLHQDDSS; this is translated from the exons ATGGcgagcgacggcgaggacgacgctCAGAGCTACGAAAGCTACTATACCGACGATGGCGACGATTACACCGACGAGGTGGACAGcaacgtcgacgacgacggtgagagTTGGGAtctggaggaagaggaggtagatgacgacgacgacgacgaggccaaGAAAAAgaaggcggccgccgccgtcgacctcaCCAAGATCGACAGGAGGTACCGGAATCTATCCGAGGAGCAAGTCCGCGCGCGGCAGGACGCGGACACGGCCAACGTCGGCGAGCTCTTCGCGATCCCCCCGGGgttcgccgccgtcctcctccggcACTACAAGTGGAGCCTCGTCGAGCTCCAGGACAGGCTGTTCTCCGACGgcgaccgcgccggcgccgccaccggcgtgGCGCTGGGCGGCGCCCCCGTGTCGCGCAACGGCCACCCGCTCGTCTGCGCCATCTGCTTCGACGagcacctcgccggcgagatgAGGTCGGCCGGGTGCTCCCACTTCTACTGCGTCGGCTGCTGGCGCGGGTAC GCCCGGTACGCGACGTTCCTCCTCCGGTCGTACGTGGAGGAGGGCACGAGGATCAAGTGGTGCCCGGGGCCCGGGTGCACCCTGGCCATCgagttcgtcggcggcggcggcggcgaggagaagcAAGACGACGTGGAGTGCAGGTACGGGCACGGGTTCTGCTTCCggtgcggcgaggaggcgcaCCGGCCGGTGTCGTGCGATACGGTGCGCGCGTGGACGGAGAAGAACGCCATGGAGTCCGAGACGGCGAGCTGGGTGCTGGCGAACA CAAAGCACTGCCCCAAGTGCCGGCTGCCAATCGAGAAGAACCGTGGGTGCATGCACATGACGTGCCGGCCGCCATGCCTGCACGAGTTCTGCTGGCTCTGCCTCGGCCCGTGGAGCGATCACCGGAGCAGCGAGTACTACAACTGCAACGTCTACGACGCGGCCAAGGCCAACGGCGAGGCCAGCGACgacaagcggcggcgggagcagggcATGGCGTCGCTGGACAGGTACATGCACTTCTACGAGCGGTGGGCGGCGCACGGGAAGGCGCGGCAGAGCGCGGTGGACGACATGGCCGGCCTCGACGCCTGCGCCGAGAAGCTGTCCGCCGCGGTGGCCATGCCGGTGACGGAGCTCTGCTTCCTGGCGGAGGCGTACCAGCAGATCGCCGAGTGCCGGCGGCTGCTCCGGTGGACGTACGCGTACGGGTACTATCACCTGGGCACGgggctcgacggcgacgaggagcggcGCACCATGGTGGAGTGCGCGCAGGGGGAGGCCGAGCGGCAGCTGGAGAAGCTGCACGACTGCGCCGAGCACGAGAGGGAGGAGCTCCTCGCCGAGGTGGAACGAACCATCAAGTTGAACGCTATCCTCAAGGACAACGACGGCGAGGAGtcgaagaagaagatggaggaGAAGGCCGGCGAGATGGTCGACATGGTCGTGGCTTACCGGCAGAAGCTCGCCGGGCTCACCGGCGTCTGCAAGATCTTCTTCCGTAACCTCGTCAAGACGTTCCAGGACGGCCTGTCGGAGGTGGGACctgctgttgccgccgccgccgcagccgccgtagCTACAGCTCCGCCCGAGAGCTCCGACGATGCTGTTGATCCTCTTCAACCTCTTCATCAAGACGACAGCTCGTAG
- the LOC127785299 gene encoding uncharacterized protein LOC127785299, which yields MIRSGLPTHRSQLTSLASRGAASIQDKQTRQIARRRRASGSETAPPPHRSIGKIGMPGGHNKQPAPPVATTGCSALASCLSFHRRAPRPPPARANVVDGATAATTRASAEQYRRRVQFLEEEVRRLGSRLAEHGRSANGGAMATRDRVSSACSGIGATAANKRVTVGGHGGVREMVRLEGGGYLHEIKRVVGMPWERLALQVSQPVVAENAATASEVLDKMTETSAENLCKLLSKMMPIKDIAGRKNPGKVIRRSARLSSGDDFLEALLFMEMDKMEGLVQQGLKIRMASTADSASSTAAGDDDGDRRHQATKDSMVSVILIQVRDPEQGYAAIGDPMIGVMEASLEKKDGRVKLEMQGMHVAGILFGASSKGRSNGRAMMWSACLGQCKGSHNGRRGGGAGDVCQCGFVRNTNRVFRR from the exons ATGATCCGATCCGGCCTCCCCACGCATAGATCGCAACTAACCTCACTAGCTAGCCGCGGCGCGGCGTCTATACAAGATAAACAAACGCGTCAAAttgcacggcgccggcgagcgagcgggTCGGAGACCGCACCGCCGCCACACCGATCGATCGGCAAGATTGGCATGCCCGGCGGCCACAACAagcagccggcgccgcccgtggCGACCACCGGCTGCTCCGCGCTCGCGTCCTGCCTCTCCTtccaccgccgcgcgccgcggccgccgcctgcgcgcgcCAACGTCGTCGatggcgcgacggcggcgaccactAGAGCATCCGCGGAGCAGTACCGGCGGAGGGTGCAGTtcctggaggaggaggtcagGAGGCTCGGCAGTAGGCTCGCCGAGCACGGCAGGAGCGCCAATGGCGGCGCCATGGCCACCAGAGATCGGGTGAGCAGCGCCTGCAGCGGCATCGGCGCCACGGCGGCCAACAAGCGCGTCACCGTCGGTGgccacggcggcgtgcgggaAATGGTGAGGCTGGAAGGCGGTGGCTACCTGCACGAGATCAAACGGGTGGTGGGCATGCCCTGGGAGCGGCTGGCGCTGCAGGTGTCGCAGCCCGTCGTCGCCGAgaacgccgccaccgcgtcggAG GTTCTTGACAAGATGACAGAGACGAGCGCAGAGAACCTGTGCAAGTTACTGTCAAAGATGATGCCGATCAAGGACATCGCCGGCCGGAAGAATCCCGGCAAAGTCATCCGCCGCTCGGCGAGGCTCAGCTCCGGCGACGACTTCTTGGAGGCTCTCCTCTTCATGGAAATGGACAAGATGGAAGGACTGGTCCAACAAGGCCTAAAGATTCGCATGGCCTCGACGGCTGACTCTGCCTCGTCCACggctgccggcgacgacgacggcgaccggagGCACCAGGCGACGAAGGATTCCATGGTCTCTGTGATCCTGATTCAGGTGAGGGATCCCGAGCAAGGGTACGCCGCCATTGGTGACCCCATGATCGGGGTCATGGAGGCATCCCTGGAGAAGAAGGATGGCAGGGTGAAGCTGGAGATGCAGGGGATGCACGTCGCAGGGATCCTCTTCGGTGCAAGCAGCAAGGGAAGGAGTAATGGCAGAGCCATGATGTGGAGTGCTTGCTTGGGACAGTGCAAGGGGTCTCAcaatggccgccgcggcggcggcgccggtgatgTCTGCCAGTGCGGCTTTGTTCGGAACACAAATCGTGTTTTCCGACGGTAG
- the LOC127783509 gene encoding thioredoxin H2-2-like yields the protein MAAPRRGVQRAGAAAFVCGRPPWGCTRPSPASLEGSDAIDDRPHHQPQLRRPATGPPSASSSSTMMARPGAVKNIESWDEFTKHFVKSEYKLVVLVFMAPWSEPWKLMRPAVEKMASGLKSEEVEVCTISVDRFNTLGRLLRVEALPTFVLVKRHRAVARVVGVNRDDLHSSINKHLAPPSSSPQPINIS from the exons ATGGCGGCTCCTCGGCGCGGAGTGCAGCGAGCAGGCGCAGCAGCTTTTGTGTGTGGGAGACCGCCGTGGGGCTGCACAAGGCCGTCTCCCGCATCCCTCGAGGGCTCCGACGCCATCGATGATCGCCCGCACCACCAACCCCAACTCCGGCGACCGGCCACCGGGCCACCAAGTG CATCTTCGAGCTCTACCATGATGGCAAGGCCCGGCGCTGTGAAGAATATTGAAAGCTGGGACGAGTTTACAAAGCATTTTGTGAAATCAGAGTACAAGCTG GTGGTGCTGGTATTCATGGCGCCGTGGTCGGAGCCGTGGAAGCTGATgaggccggcggtggagaagaTGGCGTCGGGGCTGAAGAGCGAGGAGGTCGAGGTGTGCACGATCAGCGTCGACCGGTTCAACACGCTGGGGCGGCTGCTGCGGGTGGAGGCGCTGCCGACGTTCGTGCTGGTGAAGAGGCACCGGGCGGTGGCTCGCGTCGTCGGCGTCAACCGGGACGATCTTCACAGCAGCATCAACAAGCACCTCGcaccaccctcttcttctccacaaCCCATTAATATTTCTTAG
- the LOC127783510 gene encoding uncharacterized protein LOC127783510, with protein sequence MHDRMTNVSAAVQWWDEWQLRILVLCSLGIQWFLLLAAPMRKYTIPHWFRTFIWLAYISSDALAIYALATLFNRHANTTTAAKRHCVNGSALEVLWAPVLLIHLGGQQEMSAYTIEDNELWRRHTVILVSQVTVAIYAFYKSWPANGGDRKLLVSAVLLFVIGVFSFTEKPWALRRASINRLAAVSSMVQGRKEVSKWRYCFTELEKERSQQHILTDRDKVLLILSDMSLLAADSDLKQEQRRHRQRQSLMGEDDSKEEVEGDLLGTLSPRAEKGSKRWLRRAFALIYTRANVVLTPAYLAYHILLAPFLHITAIVLFAASSKRHHNTIDVKITYVLLCLTAALDILAEPIRQLLFKLMSMADVAALCETVPQYNNLIRSALQRTQPAGVLLKCAAHVGYTQGFFVCQRKNLYHMLAGLIFSDLVEANAKGLDFTSYRSFAPGRRNWVLNENLRKVCGPEVQGSLRGSFDRGVILWHIATDLCMRRMMAENTIDEIDRKFLECTEAISDYMAHLLNLRPDMLMTGSRQHLFTQAMEEVELILKDIESQQQQPHSLKKLGRDILAKKIIDKAKAEVNAAIDIERVSEQGREIRVDEPPPPKYPLVHDACRLAEELMDKMGRRTRCQVMYRVWVGMLFYSASMCRGYLHAKSLGEGGEFLSFVWLILSLKGAKTLADKLQMPEPEPEPEPKPEPKSGPYSPGQEIVQGEPTATVATTADEGEDLSFLLPHSPRS encoded by the exons ATGCATGATAGAATGACGAATGTGTCAGCCGCTGTGCAGTGGTGGGACGAGTGGCAGCTGCGCATCCTGGTGCTGTGCAGCCTGGGCATCCAGTGGTTCCTTCTGCTGGCTGCCCCCATGCGCAAGTACACCATCCCTCACTGGTTCAGGACCTTCATCTGGCTGGCCTACATCAGCAGCGACGCCCTGGCCATCTACGCGCTTGCCACCCTCTTCAACCGCCACGCCAACACGACCACCGCCGCGAAACGGCATTGTGTCAATGGCAGCGCCCTGGAGGTCCTATGGGCTCCGGTCCTCCTCATCCACCTTGGCGGGCAGCAGGAGATGTCTGCCTACACCATCGAGGACAACGAGCTGTGGAGGCGGCACACTGTGATTCTGGTGTCCCAGGTCACGGTCGCCATATACGCCTTCTACAAGTCATGGCCCGCCAATGGCGGTGACAGGAAGCTGCTGGTGTCAGCCGTCCTGCTCTTCGTCATTGGGGTGTTCAGCTTCACCGAGAAGCCGTGGGCTCTCCGACGAGCCAGCATCAACCGGCTGGCAGCTGTGTCGTCCATGGTACAAGGCAGGAAGGAGGTCAGCAAGTGGAGATACTGCTTCACCGAGCTGGAAAAGG AGAGGAGTCAGCAGCACATCTTGACAGATAGAGACAAGGTCCTACTGATACTCTCCGACATGTCGCTGCTAGCTGCCGACTCTGACCTCAAGCAGGAACAACGTCGTCACCGTCAACGCCAATCCTTGATGGGAGAAGATGACAgcaaggaggaggtggagggagacttGCTGGGGACCCTAAGCCCTAGAGCAGAGAAGGGCTCCAAGCGTTGGCTTCGCAGAGCGTTTGCGCTCATCTACACCAGAGCCAACGTGGTGTTGACCCCTGCATACCTGGCCTACCACATACTGTTGGCGCCGTTCCTTCACATCACCGCCATCGTGCTCTTCGCCGCCAGCAGCAAGCGCCACCACAACACCATCGACGTGAAGATCACCTACGTGCTCCTCTGCCTCACCGCCGCGCTGGACATCCTTGCGGAGCCCATCCGGCAGCTGCTGTTCAAGCTCATGTCCATGGCGGATGTCGCAGCGCTATGCGAGACAGTCCCCCAATACAATAACCTCATCCGGTCAGCTCTCCAAAGGACACAGCCTGCTGGGGTCTTGCTCAAGTGTGCCGCACATGTCGGCTACACACAGGGATTCTTCGTTTGCCAACGCAAGAACCTGTACCACATGCTGGCCGGGTTGATCTTCTCCGACCTAGTGGAGGCGAATGCCAAGGGTCTCGACTTCACCAGCTACCGAAGCTTCGCGCCGGGGCGCCGCAACTGGGTGCTCAATGAGAACCTGCGCAAGGTATGCGGCCCAGAGGTACAGGGCAGCCTGCGTGGGTCCTTTGATAGGGGTGTCATCCTCTGGCACATCGCCACTGACCTTTGCATGCGCCGCATGATGGCTGAAAACACCATCGACGAGATTGACAGGAAATTTCTCGAGTGCACGGAGGCGATATCGGACTACATGGCCCACCTTCTCAACCTCCGCCCTGACATGCTCATGACCGGCAGCAGGCAGCACCTCTTCACGCAGGCAATGGAGGAGGTTGAGCTCATCTTGAAGGATATTGAgtctcagcagcagcagccgcataGCCTCAAGAAGCTCGGACGAGACATCCTGGCAAAGAAGATCATCGACAAGGCAAAAGCTGAGGTCAATGCTGCGATCGACATAGAAAGGGTAAGTGAACAAGGGAGGGAAATCAGGGTGGATGAGCCCCCTCCCCCCAAGTACCCTCTCGTCCACGACGCATGCAGGCTCGCAGAGGAGTTGATGGATAAGATGGGCCGCAGAACACGGTGCCAAGTGATGTACCGTGTGTGGGTGGGCATGCTCTTCTACTCCGCCAGCATGTGTAGGGGATACCTACATGCCAAGAGCCTCGGAGAAGGTGGCGAGTTCCTCTCCTTCGTCTGGCTCATTCTCTCGCTCAAGGGCGCCAAGACCTTGGCCGACAAGCTCCAGATGCCGGAGCcagagccggagccggagccgaagCCAGAGCCAAAGTCGGGGCCTTATTCCCCTGGCCAAGAGATAGTACAAGGAGAGCCTACCGCTACCGTCGCAACCACCGCCGACGAAGGCGAGGACCTCAGCTTCCTGCTTCCTCATAGCCCTCGTTCATAA